The following are from one region of the Salvia hispanica cultivar TCC Black 2014 chromosome 1, UniMelb_Shisp_WGS_1.0, whole genome shotgun sequence genome:
- the LOC125202102 gene encoding putative late blight resistance protein homolog R1A-4, with amino-acid sequence MAAYGAAISLKSTIQTILKSSRISLVPPSPQILQPAYEAMVRLQKVVLRLDKTGYSKIRTKVNALEDRIKEAAWEFEDLLKSLVYEQILPQLEGHLSFSVDLQSLRQSVDCFVEKVAVMEAEFDIELLNMPEEDGQPLSSRIDFGGIDSYMVGSSKEFEEFRDDLCAEDDRSWWLPVIGMAGVGKITFAKKLFDDPSIKSHFELRAWVKVGRKCEFHETLRCILAQVDPTTCGQMLTQEDDDGHEKLPGLLQERLKDKKCLIVLDDVWKWDTQLVDNLPEKNVTILLTSRKKFKECEIDYPLRLLNEEESKKLLGEKVFGEEGFPPHLDKLGEKIAKKCEGLPLMIVTVAELLSKEETTTKNWTEVAEKQRNSVFVDAYDQK; translated from the coding sequence ATGGCGGCTTACGGTGCTGCGATTTCTCTCAAGAGTACCATTCAGACTATTCTAAAATCGTCTCGCATTTCACTTGTTCCTCCCTCTCCACAAATCTTACAACCCGCTTACGAGGCCATGGTTCGGTTGCAGAAAGTTGTGCTAAGATTGGATAAGACTGGGTACAGCAAGATCCGGACAAAGGTGAATGCTTTGGAGGACCGAATCAAAGAAGCAGCATGGGAATTCGAAGATTTACTAAAATCTCTTGTGTATGAACAGATTCTTCCACAACTCGAAGGTCACTTGTCTTTCTCGGTAGATCTGCAGAGTCTTCGACAGAGTGTTGATTGCTTTGTGGAGAAGGTGGCCGTGATGGAAGCGGAGTTCGATATTGAACTACTCAATATGCCCGAAGAAGACGGCCAACCTCTTTCCTCAAGAATTGATTTTGGTGGAATCGACTCATACATGGTTGGATCATCCAAAGAATTTGAAGAGTTCAGGGATGATCTTTGTGCAGAAGATGACAGGAGTTGGTGGTTACCGGTTATTGGGATGGCAGGAGTTGGAAAAATAACATTTgctaagaaattatttgacgaTCCATCAATTAAGAGTCATTTCGAGCTTCGAGCATGGGTCAAAGTGGGCAGAAAATGTGAATTCCATGAAACCTTACGATGCATTCTAGCTCAAGTGGATCCCACCACTTGCGGCCAAATGCTTACCCAAGAAGACGACGATGGCCATGAGAAATTACCTGGACTCTTGCAAGAGAGGTTGAAGGATAAGAAATGTCTTattgtgttggatgatgtATGGAAATGGGATACACAATTAGTGGATAACTTGCCAGAAAAGAATGTCACAATCTTGCTTACAAGCcggaaaaaatttaaagaatgtGAAATTGACTACCCACTACGCTTGctgaatgaagaagaaagtaaaaaattacttGGCGAGAAGGTGTTCGGTGAAGAGGGTTTCCCTCCTCATCTTGATAAACTAGGAGAGAAGATTGCCAAAAAATGTGAAGGTCTTCCACTTATGATAGTCACAGTTGCAGAGCTCCTATCTAAAGAAGAGACAACCACAAAAAATTGGACCGAGGTAGCTGAAAAACAACGTAATTCAGTATTTGTGGATGCATACGATCAAAAATAA
- the LOC125210354 gene encoding uncharacterized protein LOC125210354 codes for MSNSKFQYGSVYLPLTLWTRSVVEKITSSIGTSVAVDQTTIRRRSLDGPRVQVQIILDMQKDLRDTIELFLPNGSSLQQRIAFENLPKICHTCHVFGHATFGCPGPAERAKIREENRKRELSRQRPNARDPSRGRDTTVRRSANSRATHDTAVVTHGVWKRTMKNQNNAYKIDVPSSSQDPLIRKPDNREMDGPVQCGNARR; via the coding sequence ATGTCAAACTCCAAATTCCAGTATGGATCCGTATACCTACCACTCACTCTATGGACGAGGTCTGTAGTGGAGAAAATAACATCCTCCATTGGAACTTCGGTTGCAGTTGACCAGACCACTATCCGGAGACGATCACTAGATGGCCCCAGAGTCCAAGTCCAGATCATACTTGATATGCAGAAGGACCTGCGAGACACCATCGAACTCTTTCTGCCTAATGGATCCTCTCTGCAACAGAGGATTGCCTTCGAGAACCTGCCTAAAATCTGCCACACATGTCATGTGTTTGGCCATGCCACCTTCGGCTGCCCTGGCCCAGCGGAAAGAGCAAAAATCAGGGAAGAGAATAGGAAACGAGAACTCTCCAGGCAGCGGCCAAATGCGAGGGACCCTAGTCGGGGTCGTGACACTACGGTTAGGCGCTCGGCGAATAGCAGGGCAACTCACGACACTGCGGTGGTCACTCATGGTGTATGGAAGCGAACGATGAAAAACCAGAATAATGCCTACAAGATAGATGTGCCCTCGTCAAGCCAGGACCCACTCATAAGGAAGCCAGACAACCGTGAGATGGATGGGCCAGTTCAATGCGGTAATGCACGTAGATGA